One region of Pangasianodon hypophthalmus isolate fPanHyp1 chromosome 15, fPanHyp1.pri, whole genome shotgun sequence genomic DNA includes:
- the LOC113541811 gene encoding glutaredoxin domain-containing cysteine-rich protein 2, whose product MEECSKKTGPRHEGKPRKVRFKLASSYSGRVLKHVYEDGQELDSPEEKYPHSFIHTKIPQHLDVEQLCSFEEVQGQDVDPPTGLIAQRINVYRAVSGFRPLSSDQQAEKAPVLDFEKIIIYTSNLKIIRSPSKKAESGVSYHHRRGEGREVSPGRESRSKGRHRTKSVRKEERCPAPKEEETGGCEQCGGSGTAPCSLCHGSKLSMLANRFNESIRELRCPACDPHGLEPCQSCVQ is encoded by the exons ATGGAGGAGTGCTCGAAGAAGACAGGGCCGAGACACGAGGGCAAGCCGAGGAAGGTGAGGTTCAAACTGGCGTCGTCGTACAGCGGCCGTGTGCTGAAGCACGTGTACGAGGACGGCCAGGAACTGGATAGTCCTGAGGAGAAGTACCCTCACAGCTTCATCCACACAAAGATCCCTCAGCACCTGGACGTGGAGCAGCTTTGCAGCTTTGAGGAGGTCCAGGGTCAGGATGTAGATCCTCCTACGGGTCTTATAGCCCAGCGCATTAACGTGTACCGAGCAGTGAGTGGCTTCAGACCGTTATCTAGTGATCAACAAGCTGAAAAA GCGCCAGTTTTAGACTTCGAAAAGATCATCATCTATACCAGCAACCTGAAGATCATCCGATCTCCTAGTAAAAAAGCTGAGAGTGGTGTGAGCTACCACCACCGTCGAGGAGAAGGTCGAGAGGTTTCTCCAGGCCGGGAGTCCAGATCCAAAGGGAGACACAGAACAAAAAGTGTCCGTAAGGAGGAACGATGTCCTGCTCCCAAGGAAGAG GAGACCGGCGGCTGTGAGCAGTGTGGAGGTTCGGGTACCGCCCCGTGTTCCCTGTGCCACGGCAGTAAGCTGTCCATGTTGGCCAACCGCTTCAACGAGTCTATCCGAGAGTTACGCTGCCCAGCCTGCGATCCCCACGGCTTAGAGCCGTGTCAGTCATGCGTCCAGTAG
- the plac8l1 gene encoding cornifelin homolog B: MQQLPLLKSVDKKEDFGERGRELDDTPAERWTSWSDRAELPVLTQPGLGVTTTTVTTITQTGGDWSTGLCDVCDDVSTCLAGAFIPCCLEVSLAHQYGECLCLPLLPASTFAMRVAIRERFKIRGSVCEDWVTVYCCYPLAVCQMTREMKRRLKRQMYTVTTTLESS; the protein is encoded by the exons atGCAGCAGCTGCCTCTGCTGAAGTCTGTGGACAAAAAGGAGGATTTCGGTGAACGAGGTAGGGAACTTGATGATACGCCAGCTGAGCGATGGACATCATGGAGCGACAGGGCGGAACTTCCTGTACTGACTCAGCCCGGTCTCGGAGTAACGACCACGACGGTGACCACCATCACCCAGACGGGGGGAGACTGGAGCACGGGTCTGTGCGATGTGTGTGACGACGTCAGCACCT GTTTAGCAGGTGCGTTTATTCCGTGCTGTCTGGAGGTGAGTTTGGCTCATCAGtatggagagtgtttgtgtcTGCCTCTGCTACCTGCCTCCACTTTTGCTATGCGGGTCGCCATCAGAGAGCGTTTCAAAATCAGG ggcagtgtgtgtgaggactgGGTGACGGTTTACTGCTGCTATCCTCTCGCTGTGTGTCAGATGACGCGGGAGATGAAGAGGAGGCTGAAGAGACAGATGTACACCGTTACCACTACACTGGAGAGCTcctga